The DNA sequence TGTTTCAACTTGAAAAtccataaaacactgaaagtcCCTGAAGGCAACATTATACAACATACAGTTATAAGCTTACGTAGAGCTGTTACCACCATACAATGTGTTTCACAGATTATTAGCATGAGCTTCTGTAACAAGTGAGGTGAATCTGTTGAAGTTCTTGAATTTAGAAGCTGCACCACATATCCAGATTCTACTCACATTAATGAGCATAAATACAGGAAGCACATACTGTGGGAAATTCTGAGGTTCTTTTAAACATGTGGAACGAGAGGaaacaagtcacattttttttgttcttacgGGTGAAATCTTTGTATATAAATTATATGCTATATACTTTGAATTTTTCCAAACAGTGATTCCAATAATGATTTTTTGCTTAtgtttttactcaactacaGGGTGATCTTCATCtgttcttatttcttatttctatGTTATTTTACCTGCCTCTACCAGCCTTTATTAGTGAAGAGACAGGCCATCTAGGTGTAccattaaaaaaagcattagGGAATTAGAACTAATGTTTAAACTTcttgaaacataaaaaaaagagttttctAATTGTATTAATACCTTcaggttgtggacaaaataatatcATAGATCAGACAACTTACAAGCTAATAGTGAcgtaaaaaatatttaaacatcaaTATCAACACACCCATACAAGCTtcttcacacagagagaggtaGATGTCTCACCTCCGATAGCCTGGAGCAGCCCACAGATGTTGAACAAGCTCTTCTTCATGATGCTCTGGAAGCACAGGCTGAAGACGGAGATGCAGGCCACTCCTCCCAGCACCAACGTCCCAGCTGCCAGAAACAAAATGGCCGCCTGCCAGAAGCCACTGGCCACTTCTCCAAATGTCCCAGCGTAGGGCCCGCAGCTCACCCCCACGCCCCGTTCCCCTATGCGGAGGCAGCGGCTGTAGAGGCCGAGAGACGGCCGGTACTCCCCGGAGTCCACTCCCGCCCCGCTTGTGCTGGAGTCGGACCGAGGGAATCCCAGCAACCAATCAGGGCTTATGAAGGCAATGAGCTCAGCGAAGGCCACCACAATGCTGAGCAGTGTCCACAGCATGGAGCGGCACGTTACAATAACATGGCACATGGTGGTGAGTCTTTCTGATAACcgatgatattaaaaaaaaaaaaaaaaactccttgaAGCCCTTTAAAGCTCCTGGTATTAGGGGGGTTTAAATTCCTTTCCTTACAAAGAGTAAAGTCCAGTAGGTTCCCGGTTCAGATCCAGATGTGAGTGCTGATCTTATCCTCTTCCGAGCAGATGTGTTCCCCTCCTCTGAAGCAAGGTCCAAACGGCTACAACGCACCGAAGCAGCTTCCCTCAGCCATGATCTTGaagagctacacacacacagagacacaagggggtcaatgacacacacagtttgtgtacATGAAGTGGGAGTCACTGACGTCCacaagagggaagaggaagaagtgtACGAGGGATGGACAGCGACCGATTTCCCAGCCTCCATGACTCATCGAGCCCCCTCGTGTTTGCAGGATGCCCCACAAGACGTCCAATTTGTTACCACTGTCATCAAACAGAGCCGTCTTCACCCACCGTCTTCCCACAAGAGCGCTACTTCAGATTCACTATCAGccagctgtgactgtgtgagcAACACTTCCAGATGTCTGTTGGAGGAGTCAACAtgaatcatacacacacacacacagttcatcgTTCCACTCACGATAACTtggcctttgtgtgtttgcatttatcTGCACAACAACTGGGGCCTTGTGTTTCTTGCCACCGGGCAGCTGTCAGCGCAGATCAGTGCAGAGCTCTGTCGCTGCACGCCGCGTCTGACGGCAACACATGCCAGATCCTCAACACTGTGGCAAGCACACACACGACATGTGCTGGAGCTCCATCACTCACAGCCCAGAACGAGTGCAGCGCCTTAGAGGGAGTGGTTACTGGCGTTATcggacaaaaacaaattaaacgtCTGTTTGAACAGCAATCCAAACTCGATTACAAATAACTTAAAAACCTGTAACAGATTTTCAGAGCCGTCAATCCTCTGCATGTATAGGCCGCAGTCAAAGCGATTATGATACTGTTTgctatgttttgatttttagttGCTGTGACCACACTGGCCTCGACAGCCACGGTCCCATGGGAGCACAGAGGTTTCTCAGAAGCCCTCTGATGTCATGATCCAGCCTTATGATACACTCGGGAAAATATGCGGGATCTGGTTTTAAATACAGTCTGGCCGGATCTGCTGTCTCAGTGGATCTCACTGGTGGAGTCAGGGGGAGAACCTTCGCATCTCCAAGCCTGCGTGTCCTCCTGAGCAAGGCTGTGAGAAGTTTAAAGGGCGTattcacccaaattacaaaaactATCTTTCACTTACATGGACATCTATGAGGGTAGGAGCACCTCCTGGACTCAAATTGAGTTTGTAAAAGGCGCTCTTTGGATAAGAGACTCCCTGACGAACATGAGTTTGTTTTACAGGTCTAGGTGCCGTGGAGTTTGTCTTTTAACATGTATGATAGGTGTAATGTATCTCTAGTGGTATctggaaatgcaaaaaaaaaaaagaaaaaaaaaaagaggtcaaaCGATCTCCATTTATGGCGTCTATGACTTTTTTCCTTTGGATTTGTTCAGCTTTACTACAGTTCTTTCAATATATAACTTTCAAAAAACTACTACTACTCGTCTATAGCATCACTCTGCACCACCCCAACAGGTGTCTGGCAGGATTGGCCCCCCACAGTTTCAGTGATGGGGCCCCCatggaaaaaaactgtttatggTCGAGGAGAAAACGGACGTTTCAGGAAAAAATGAATCATCTCTTACTTGGTCGGACCTTGGGGAAACAGATAAAGTGATCTGCCTCGTCTACAAACAAGAGAATTCTGtgctccaggaatgttttatCTTAAACGCTGTTATGAGAACAATCACAAATCCCACAAAGGTTcatgtgttttcctgtctgGTCTTTAGTCATATTCTGGCTCACTAAATTGGCATTCAGTCATCAAAATTTTGAGAGCCCTCGAGCCTGACTATGTGTTGCAAGTGTTGGGATAACTTTGTTTAATTTGGCCTGAACAAATCACCAGCGACTGATGCACCCATCACGCCGACTTCATTATCATTCAACAGTTAAACTCCAAACAATGCATAGCTTTATTGATTTCGTACGCTTTCGTTGTCATTTTAATATCCACTTCTTGTTGATTTTAGCTATCTTTATGGCTCTAACAAAAGAATATGACATCTCCTTTCCCAGTCCCGCCTACAAATGTCTGTTTAGTGTCCAACTGAAAGGGGGGGACAGCCATCAATGAGCAATGAGTAAGGCCATTCAGTCATTCCAGTAATTTCATTCTTAAGAACTACTTTCTACTGAAGAAACAGTCCCTCTGGAAAAGACAGCAAGGTTTGTGGATATCCAGAGTAACAGGATCATATCTTatatacccccccccccccactgtgTGAGGGTGAGGACATAAATCCCCTAAAACTAATATGTGGGAACATGAAAGCAAACATTCTTTCATGGCTTTGATAGTGAGaagatttttttggtttttatatTTTGGGTGAAGCGACTCCAACCGTCTCCAGTCGGCGTCGGTTATCAGATGAACATAAAAGGGAAGGGAGGCTGTTCCATCATGTTATCGCCCTAATTCTTACTGAATGTGTCACTTTGTTGGTGATGAGGAGTTCGCTGCACAAACATTCATTAAGAGTTATAAGTCACTGCAATGCCCTAAGGGG is a window from the Acanthopagrus latus isolate v.2019 chromosome 5, fAcaLat1.1, whole genome shotgun sequence genome containing:
- the LOC119020217 gene encoding LHFPL tetraspan subfamily member 2a protein-like, which produces MCHVIVTCRSMLWTLLSIVVAFAELIAFISPDWLLGFPRSDSSTSGAGVDSGEYRPSLGLYSRCLRIGERGVGVSCGPYAGTFGEVASGFWQAAILFLAAGTLVLGGVACISVFSLCFQSIMKKSLFNICGLLQAIGGLLLMVGLMLYPAGWGSEKVISYCGAEALPFRPAQCSLGWAFYAAIGGTLASFLCAVLSAQAEIATSSDKVQEEIEEGKSLICLL